CTTTATCCGAACGGCCGGGAAAATGTTCACGTCTCAGCTATGATCCTTCTCCTGGCTATGTGGAAGAATGGAGCATTGATCTGATTTTCAATTGCCGCACTGTTCCTTCCACGAACTGAAGGCGGCGAAATGTTGCCAGAGTTGTGGGCTGCTGGAAATCGTGTGTCGGCTATAAATCAGGCCCCGACTCTGAGGGACACTGGGTGGAGGCAACTGATTACGTGGTTCCAGGTTCGGACCCGGCCAAAACGAAACTAACGATTTCACGCTACATTTGATTCTCCAGAAGGATAGGGACTGGTACTGGGAaagggaatgggaatgggtgGGGGGGACATTGTCTGACCATGGCCCTAGCTGTTGGCCATATTACATAGTTGAgtgcatttatttatttgcttgtGTGTCAACCTGTTTGTATCCAGCCTCCACCCTCCAGCCCCATCCATTCTCCTTTTGGGCATTTCAATTTGTCGGCGGCAAAATGGGAAGGGACGCGAAGGCGGAAGACCATAAGAAGGGAAGGGACCCGGCACACGACTGACCCCATTGATCTGGACATGAGCAAGTTCTTGATTAACTTATTATGCTCATTTGATTGCTCGATTTCATTTGCCATTTCTCCCGCCAAGGACCTCCTTCCAGAGCGAGACTGTCTCTTTCTGTCTCCCAATCTCGaagtttttttcttttcttccaTTGGTTGAAaagtttttccttttcctcttttttcGAAAATTCAATTCTCTTTTGATGTGCCTCTGGACTCGGCTCTAGCCAACTCGTTCATTGTAGTGGCGCTGTGTGCCAACAATTTTCGGTCCCTAAATTCATTGTCATTGTTCACGagatttcattttaaaattaatttccattttttgTATTGTTCAATTGTTTAAATCCACTCAGGTACCCACTACATGGTACGATTATAAACCATAAACCATTTTAATTGGATTCGCTGGtctttttgttttattttatttgattgaaatgtttcaattaaatatattCATCATTTTcgaattttgtttttgggtcATATTTGGCTCGCTTTTGcctaatttattatttaaatgtCAAATATATCAatcatatacatacatgtatcTATTATCGCTATATTTGTTTGGGATTTCCTTAACCCACACGAGGATGCAGAAGTGAATTTCCATGAGAGCTCAAATAAGAAATGAGGGTGTGatcaaaaaataaaacaaggGATCCCTATTCGCATATTTATTGATGCCTAAAAAGCAGGCCGCGCTTAATTCTAGTCGAACCTGATTCATTCAGCATCTAGAAGTCCCTGTAATAAAATTCATACCTTTCTGTAGGCCCAAAACTCCATATATCCTCACTTTTTTCCAGCACCTCAAACAAGTCGCACTACTTTTGGTAAGTCTCAACAAAAATTGTTAACAACTTGATATCCCAAAAATCAACAAAATTCGGGTTTTTCGTTATTTTTAGTGGGCAGAACCGATTTCAAATTGGGCAGCCGCGATGTCAACCGTCTACTGGAATGTGTTCTGCAGTGGGTGCCGGGCCCAAAACCTACCCAGGTACCGCTTCAAGTGTCTGCGTTGCGCAAATTACGACTTGTGTGAGGCGTGCCATGAGAACAAGGTGGTGACCGGAGCTGAACACAAGCCGGATCATCCGTTCCAGTGCCTGGTGGACATCCCCACCAAGGAGCTGCTCTTTGCCGGCGAGCCCATACCGACTCTGGAGGCGGACAGCTTCACCTGTCCCGTGTGCTCCACACGCGGACACTCGGCCGACGACCTGGTCAAGCACGCAGTGAACGACCACAAAGCCGACAGCACAAAGGTCATCTGTCCCCTGTGCGTGGCCGTGCACGGGTCCGACCCACACCTTTTGGACAATATCGGGACTCACATGAGCCACATTCACGGCTCGGCTGATCGTACGGTGCGCTTCGATCTACCGGGAAACGACGAGGGCTAGCTACAAAAATCGAACCACAAATTCTATGCCCCCTACACAAGTACAATAATTATACAATGTTGAAATGTACACTGACATACATCATACACTAAAAATCTATCACTCACTGACATGACATGAACTGATCAAAACACTTCTGATCTGATATTGGTGTGGCAAATTGTGTCCTCTCGTAACGTAGGCTTCTTAATCGTTCAAATATACCGAGTAACAGAACTCTTATATAGTGGAACCAACCCCTACTATTCCAAATCGAATGGATAGCTAGCCAATTGACAGCCGTTTCGCAGTCCCTCCAATTGCAACATTTTCCTCGACTCTGACTGTTATATTTTGATCAGCTGCTGCACTTATAGCAGCGTAAATCAAATGCTGATTAAGTGCTATTTTTCGAACATAAATTAATACTGAATTATTGGCCGACGACAGCGCTGAAAGAGGAAAATTGTCAACGCCGGCGTCAGCGCCCCTGTGGCTGGGGCATTGCCAATTGGTTTCGGCCAATTCTGGCCGAAGAGTCATAGTCCCCAGAAGACCACAGCGGGAAATGACGTGGTGATAGCGGGAAGAGGAAAACGCCCTGCCTGTGGTCATGGGTTGTTTGTAAGTACTGtttttataattattttattttattcctCTTCGAAAAAATTCCATAAATTTCAGAAATTCTTCATATTCATAAAAACGGTCAATAAATGGTGtggtatatattttatatttttacaaATCCAAATGTCTAGGACATAGGATATTTCTGTCTCAAATTTCTATTCCAAAATCGCTATGGAATTCTGTAAGAATTTTTTTAGTCTGGAAGAAAGCTTAAACAGTTCTTTGAATCGGCCCAAAATAATGTGCATTCTTCACAAAAGTTGTTTCTTTACAAAAGTTTTTCAAATTCCACAAAGAACTATGAAGGGTACATTGAAAAAATGTTGATATTTCCTACTAAGCATTGAGAAGGCGTCAACAAATTAAAACTTTTTAATCGACCCACTGGATTCCTGCTTATACATTTAATTTTTGGTTTTCTGGACTTTTCAGTGCGCGTGTGTTTTTTCCGGTTTTTGATATTATTGTGTCTGATTTTGCATCGATGGGTGACGTGGTGTGGGGTTCAACGTGGCGTATGCTTATCAAATTAACGAATTACCCGCCTTTACAATGGCATTTCCCGACACTTTTCCTCCACCGTATGCGGTTGCTATAAATGATAATCATACCCCTTCGTACCCCCACACCACACTTCACCCCTCTCCAgcgtccgtccgttcgtcggTCCGTCCCGCTGCAACAGTGCTGGTCACGCTTGGACGCTCGCTTGCCTCCTTTTTGATGGTCTCTGCGGCTGCGTTGACCAAAAGTCGTAAATTCCGTTGTTGCCATTTGCCGCAGAAAAACAGGCAGACTGTGTGGGGCAACGGCCCCACAGCGGGTAATGGTAATGGCATGGGTATGGGGGGTGGGAGTGAGTGTGGGTGATCGGTGGGTAGGTGTGGGGTACATGCCGCAAATGCACAAAATACCCCAAGCCTCACCCACAGGGCGACGGACGTCGACGTTCGACATAATTAAAAGCGCGCGCCGTTTACGCAATTAATGAACTCTCGCCAAATTAGGCTGCGGCAGCGCAGCAGACAAGCAAATGGCCAGAACCGGATCCGGAGCCTGGGCTGGAGTCGGGAACAGCCCACTGCATGgagcatacacacacacacacacacacacacacacacagagagagcgagagcaaggATGGTAGGGCCCTGTGGCATTTGCGGTTGACGCGGGCGATGGCAATGGAGGAGCAAAAACCGCGCCGCTTTTTGCCGCATTGCAGGATGGAACCTTTGTTGCACAGACACTCTCTGTCGTCGGAAAGAGAGTGTGGTGATGGTCGAATGAGAGGCTGCTGACCAGGCACCGCATTAACGGCGGCCAGTAAAACAAGGTGGACCGGCACCTAAGCATTGTTTTTTCCACTTCTCCCTCCCTCACTCTCTCTATAGACAGAGAAATTATACTTCAAAGGAAACATTGTCTTTGGGGTTTTTAAATTTCCAAATTACACTTCATATCAAAATCGTTCAAGCGTCAATCGAATGATTACATTATACTTACGTTAATTTGTATTTACAATAAGGGGCTGCCACGAACAAAATCTATTCACCTTCCACCACCACCCCTACCCACAAAACTCAATGATATATTTGGGTTTTACTTGTATTTATTATTTGTCTGTTAGAGCTTTCaatttgtaaaaaaaaaaatatatatatatatgattATCCAGCCAAATAAAAAGAGTCATTATTCGTTCATTTGAATTCCATTTTAATAATTCTTCTTAGTTTCCGTCTCGTTTGGTTTTCTTTTATCAAATTCTATCAACTTACAAATAGGCGAAAAAACATCATCTATCATTTTCTCTATATGTACTCGTATCtatgtatttatatgtatgtaaatggTTTGCTTATGTACTCGCAGTTTTCTTCAAATGTACAATTTTACATAACTATTAATTAAATCAAAAGGAGAGAGTAGTAGGTGGAGAAAAACAAGATCTTAAACCGATAGTTTGAAAGGGGGTTTACAATTAATaaatacgaaaaaaaaaaaacgtagaTCATATTCATagaaaatataaattgtatattgAAATGCCAGGCTTTATAGAACATAGCGATTAAGTTGATTAGATTTCCTTCTTATCGGcgggtggctgctgctctgtCAGCGACCCGGTTGCCGTCTTGGTTGTGCTGCCGTTGGCGCTGCTCGACAGGTCCATGTCACTGGCGCTATTCTGTAACGGGAGAGTCCAAAGAGGAGGAGGTATTAAGGGAACTACTATGCTGTTGAGGCTGTTATCGAATAAGGTAAACCTTTCCgaaacacatatgtatgtatgtcttGTCTTAAATATGGCTTAGTATGGCTCTATTCACCTTGACTTCTCTGCGCAGCTTCATTGACTTGCCCATGCTCAGGAGACGGTAACGTTCCTTGGACCTCGCGCGTATCTTTTCGGGCACCACCCACAGTGTGGTGGCCATGTTGCCAatgaataaaagcaaaaacagACCGGACATGACCGACACATGCCAGGGTGCATCCGGGGGACTAAATGCCAACTTGTAGAGGGTCCATGCATTGTACGCCTGGAACCAATAGCCGATGAAGAGGAACGGCAgcaggaagctcagaccacgCCACATCCATGAGTGGAAGCCCTCGATGGTGATATCCATGTTATGGCGCTCGCCCAAGGCCTTTAGGCGATAGAGCAGACCCTTCTGGTATCCAAATTGTAGATACTGCACGATGCCTGCACGGATGGAGGAAGAGGGTAAAGAATTGTGATAGTGGAGATGAATATCTAATCAAATCTTCGGATATGCACTCACTGATATAAACATTGAAGTACATGAACTGCATGCGGAAGATCTGCCAATGCTCGCCCTGGGGCCACACGAGCAGGACCCCGGCGGCCACCGTCGAGATGAAGTGATGGGCGCGCCACCAGCCCTTGATCCGTGATCCATTCACCTTCAGAATCGACTCGCGAATGGTCAGGGTGCAATAGTACCATACCAACAGGAAAATAAAGGCAAGCTCTAAGGCTCTGCAAATACACGGCAGATGGATGAGCAAATGGATGACAGCACTGGTGAGCACTGGTGGGCACTGGGCACTGGGCACTGGTTTTCTCTTCAGTTTATTCCACTTACCTGTAGTTGAATATCAAATTGAAGAACGCCATTATCAGTCCAATTACGTTGAGTATTAATTTAAACTTTTCATAGTCGTCCTTGTAGCGAACTTTGTCGTTTCTGTTGAGAATCGAGACATTCACATCGCCCAAGATTATCTGCGAATAAGTAAAGTGGATAAGTCTGTGGCTCAACTGCTGGCTGGTGGTCAACTTCAACTTGGACTCAactccactctccactctccactctccaGTCGAGTCGCCTCCAAAGTCGTGTCCGAGTCAAGTTCATAACAAGCCGCGCGCAAATTGTCGCGCAGGAAGCAACTTTTCTTTTAACGTTTcctttttgttgctgttacTTTTGTTTGTTAGTTTTTTCAGATGGAAAGTTTTCCTTTGGGACCATGATTGTGAATGGGCACGCGCTTGCGGTGTAGGGGcggggtgtggggtgtgggggtGTTTGGCACTTGGGCACTCACCTGCAAATAGCGACCCGATTTCGCTGGCAAAGATTGTTCGATTTCGTGCAATTGCGCTTTCCGCTTCAAGGTCATCTTCTGCAACTCGTCAACCTTCTCTTTAACTTCGACATCCACCGGACCCTTAAATCTGCAATTAAAAGAAAAGCGGATTATAACAAAAGATTTATTGAGATCCTGAGAAGGAATCATTCATTCGGAATTCTCAATCGCAGATAGCCACTATCATACAATggccaagatgttgcatgaggcACCCAAAATCTGTTCTTTGGCGGGGTTTTTCGTAGGTTtcggggtttcaattccccTTCCCAATTCGGTCCCCAGAATCCAATAACAAAGTACACAGCAAAAACGTGGCTTGGGAATGGCTTGGTACCAGTACATCGCGCGAGACATCGAAGGCAAATTGCGAATAGAATTTGTTGGTATGCTGGTGCAATAACTTTGTATTTTATGGTATTTGCTAGTATACTCGTAGAGATAATCCAAGCGAGCTTCAAGAGAATTCTGCACACATTGATTGGACTACAATATCTTATCTTTGGGAAGATAATCATCCAACAATTCTTGCATAATTCCAATCATAAAGTAATCATTAACGTAGCTAAAAAAGGAACGATACGTAAGACTGTCTTTGTCCTTGAGGAACGTCCAAGGGATGGACACATTTTGATCAGTTTCGGGTCTTACATTCCCTTCATTTAGTTCCATTTTAGATAATAAATCGAAGAGAACAATTTTGGCAATACAATACATTTTGGTAGTCGGTAGGTAGCTCCCCATAAATTAACATAAAACCATCGCACAACCATTGGCTCTGGACTTTGCCCAATATGTAGGTCTCGTCGACGAGGAGGCAGTACTTGCCGGCAGTCGCCAGTACttatttatgtttattgttttattGATTGAGTGTACATGTGTACAATACACGACTGTTCGTTTGTTCGTTCGAATGCATGATTTGCTTTCCTTGTAAATAATTCGAGTATAATTATTTGTTCACATCATTGATAGGGCGAAAATGGGAGAGAGGCAATCGGTCCGGCCGGTCCGTCTGTCCACCTACCGACCAGAGCAATTTCCAGCGTCAAAGTTCAATTTAGATATACATAATTGATAGCCAAAGTGGGTGGTGGGCTGGGTTCTACAGGTCTCTGTGTATGTTTTCTGATCAATTGACAGTGCGACCCATGCATGTAGACCAgctg
The Drosophila miranda strain MSH22 chromosome XL, D.miranda_PacBio2.1, whole genome shotgun sequence genome window above contains:
- the LOC108151298 gene encoding E3 ubiquitin-protein ligase KCMF1-like, encoding MSTVYWNVFCSGCRAQNLPRYRFKCLRCANYDLCEACHENKVVTGAEHKPDHPFQCLVDIPTKELLFAGEPIPTLEADSFTCPVCSTRGHSADDLVKHAVNDHKADSTKVICPLCVAVHGSDPHLLDNIGTHMSHIHGSADRTVRFDLPGNDEG
- the LOC108162571 gene encoding transmembrane protein 120 homolog isoform X1, with amino-acid sequence MDIDSLKNEWEELNKEYTELENCNRRYIELLEQLHSRQQICFNEIKHQRYRMNQITASLRQFKGPVDVEVKEKVDELQKMTLKRKAQLHEIEQSLPAKSGRYLQIILGDVNVSILNRNDKVRYKDDYEKFKLILNVIGLIMAFFNLIFNYRALELAFIFLLVWYYCTLTIRESILKVNGSRIKGWWRAHHFISTVAAGVLLVWPQGEHWQIFRMQFMYFNVYISIVQYLQFGYQKGLLYRLKALGERHNMDITIEGFHSWMWRGLSFLLPFLFIGYWFQAYNAWTLYKLAFSPPDAPWHVSVMSGLFLLLFIGNMATTLWVVPEKIRARSKERYRLLSMGKSMKLRREVKNSASDMDLSSSANGSTTKTATGSLTEQQPPADKKEI
- the LOC108162571 gene encoding transmembrane protein 120 homolog isoform X2 translates to MTFTPASDSRETRAKPVIPVFKGPVDVEVKEKVDELQKMTLKRKAQLHEIEQSLPAKSGRYLQIILGDVNVSILNRNDKVRYKDDYEKFKLILNVIGLIMAFFNLIFNYRALELAFIFLLVWYYCTLTIRESILKVNGSRIKGWWRAHHFISTVAAGVLLVWPQGEHWQIFRMQFMYFNVYISIVQYLQFGYQKGLLYRLKALGERHNMDITIEGFHSWMWRGLSFLLPFLFIGYWFQAYNAWTLYKLAFSPPDAPWHVSVMSGLFLLLFIGNMATTLWVVPEKIRARSKERYRLLSMGKSMKLRREVKNSASDMDLSSSANGSTTKTATGSLTEQQPPADKKEI
- the LOC108162571 gene encoding transmembrane protein 120 homolog isoform X3, giving the protein MAFFNLIFNYRALELAFIFLLVWYYCTLTIRESILKVNGSRIKGWWRAHHFISTVAAGVLLVWPQGEHWQIFRMQFMYFNVYISIVQYLQFGYQKGLLYRLKALGERHNMDITIEGFHSWMWRGLSFLLPFLFIGYWFQAYNAWTLYKLAFSPPDAPWHVSVMSGLFLLLFIGNMATTLWVVPEKIRARSKERYRLLSMGKSMKLRREVKNSASDMDLSSSANGSTTKTATGSLTEQQPPADKKEI